In Paenibacillus stellifer, the DNA window CATGGATATTCAGGATGCCGGTTATCTGTGCGAGGACATCCGAAACACGTTTGAACAAGCGATAGCGGAGGTGACGGCGGCATGAAGGATATCGTGCTGAACATATCGATGGGCGTGCTTGCGCTCTCAATCCTGGCCTGCCTGTACCGGCTGCTGAAGGGTCCGACGCCTTCCGACCGGATCGCCGCGCTGGATACAATCGGTATTCTGCTGCTGTCCATGATCGCCATTCTGGGCATTCTGCTTGGCACAAAGGATTTTATCGGGATCGCGCTTGTCATCGGCATTTTGACGTTTATCGGAACGGCAGCTTTGGCGAGATATATCGAAAGGGGTGCTGTAATTGAGCCTGGAGACGATGAAGAACGCAGGTGAGCTGCTGGCAGCGGTTCTGGTGCTGGTCGGAGCAGTTATCTGCGGAA includes these proteins:
- a CDS encoding Na(+)/H(+) antiporter subunit F1 produces the protein MKDIVLNISMGVLALSILACLYRLLKGPTPSDRIAALDTIGILLLSMIAILGILLGTKDFIGIALVIGILTFIGTAALARYIERGAVIEPGDDEERR